In Kushneria marisflavi, the following are encoded in one genomic region:
- the guaA gene encoding glutamine-hydrolyzing GMP synthase, with protein sequence MTDIHAHKILILDFGSQYTQLIARRVREIGVYSEVRAFDITEDEIREYNPNGIILSGGPESVAELDSPRAPQCVFEMGLPVFGICYGMQTMAAQLGGATEGSDKREFGYAQISVSAEDDLLGGIKDHINDHGDALLDVWMSHGDKVATVPEQFEITASTPSCPIAAMSWAEKRLYAVQFHPEVTHTTQGQRILERFVLEICGCERLWTPAKIIEDLSERVREQVGDRHVLLGLSGGVDSSVVAALLHKAIGDQLTCVFVDNGLLRKDEGAQVMDTFAQHMGVRVIRVDAEDEFLGKLKGVDDPEAKRKAIGNTFIDVFDREAARIEGVDFLAQGTIYPDVIESAASKTGKAHVIKSHHNVGGLPETMKLKLVEPLRELFKDEVRKLGLELGLPYDMVYRHPFPGPGLGVRILGEVKKEYADILREADAIFIEELHNADWYHKTSQAFAVFLPVKSVGVVGDGRRYEWVIALRAVETIDFMTARWAHLPYELLEKVSGRIINEISGVSRVTYDVSSKPPATIEWE encoded by the coding sequence ATGACCGACATCCACGCCCACAAGATCCTGATTCTTGATTTTGGCTCCCAGTACACTCAGCTGATCGCTCGCCGCGTGCGCGAGATCGGGGTTTACTCGGAAGTGCGCGCCTTCGACATCACCGAAGACGAGATTCGCGAGTACAACCCCAACGGCATCATCCTCTCCGGCGGGCCGGAATCGGTCGCCGAGCTGGATTCTCCGCGTGCGCCCCAGTGCGTGTTCGAGATGGGCCTGCCGGTCTTTGGTATCTGCTACGGCATGCAGACCATGGCCGCCCAGCTGGGCGGTGCCACCGAAGGCTCCGACAAGCGCGAGTTCGGCTACGCCCAGATCAGCGTCTCGGCAGAAGATGACCTGCTCGGCGGCATCAAGGATCACATCAATGATCACGGCGACGCGCTGCTGGATGTCTGGATGAGCCACGGCGACAAGGTCGCCACCGTTCCCGAGCAGTTCGAAATCACCGCCTCTACGCCAAGCTGCCCGATCGCCGCCATGAGCTGGGCCGAAAAGCGCCTCTACGCGGTGCAGTTCCACCCGGAAGTGACCCACACCACCCAGGGCCAGCGCATTCTCGAGCGCTTCGTGCTTGAAATCTGCGGCTGTGAACGGCTCTGGACCCCGGCGAAGATCATCGAAGACCTCTCCGAGCGCGTTCGTGAACAGGTTGGTGACCGTCACGTGCTGCTCGGCCTCTCCGGCGGCGTCGATTCTTCCGTGGTCGCCGCGCTGCTGCACAAGGCGATTGGCGATCAGCTTACCTGCGTGTTCGTCGACAACGGCCTGCTGCGCAAGGATGAAGGCGCTCAGGTGATGGATACCTTCGCCCAGCACATGGGCGTGCGGGTCATCCGTGTGGATGCCGAAGATGAGTTTCTTGGCAAGCTCAAGGGCGTGGATGATCCTGAAGCCAAGCGCAAGGCGATCGGCAACACCTTTATTGACGTGTTCGACCGCGAAGCCGCCAGGATCGAAGGCGTCGATTTTCTCGCCCAGGGCACCATCTACCCGGACGTGATCGAATCCGCCGCCTCCAAGACCGGCAAGGCGCACGTCATCAAGTCGCACCACAATGTCGGCGGCCTGCCGGAGACCATGAAGCTCAAGCTGGTCGAACCGCTGCGAGAACTGTTCAAGGACGAGGTGCGCAAGCTCGGCCTCGAACTCGGCCTGCCCTACGACATGGTCTACCGTCACCCGTTCCCCGGGCCGGGCCTGGGCGTGCGCATTCTTGGTGAAGTGAAAAAGGAATACGCCGACATTCTGCGCGAAGCGGACGCCATCTTCATCGAGGAACTGCACAACGCCGACTGGTACCACAAGACCAGCCAGGCCTTCGCCGTGTTCCTGCCGGTCAAGTCTGTCGGGGTAGTGGGGGATGGCCGCCGCTACGAATGGGTCATCGCCCTGCGCGCGGTGGAAACCATCGACTTCATGACTGCCCGCTGGGCGCACCTGCCGTATGAGCTGCTGGAGAAGGTCTCCGGTCGCATCATCAACGAGATCAGCGGCGTGTCGCGCGTGACCTATGATGTCAGCAGCAAGCCGCCCGCGACGATCGAGTGGGAGTAA
- a CDS encoding LysE family translocator: MSLHLWLAFFLTYLLVTLLPGPNVLLVIRNGLRHGVPGVLIALTGNLAAQLITIALVALGVGTLLSTLPVAFTVLKVIGAAYLMFLGSRQLLTSFKKQCPDAARAVEPPRRHSSLWMEAFLVSISNPKTLLFLSAFLPQFIDHAHGLTGQFAAMYLTIAGIVITVHSSYVLGVKRIGHYFSSQRWKARFNRMTGMLFHTPARQPRIKKPANWQAFSFSPATTTLPQFTVNCK, encoded by the coding sequence ATGTCCCTGCATCTCTGGTTGGCGTTTTTTCTGACCTATTTGTTGGTCACCCTGTTACCGGGGCCTAATGTGCTGTTGGTGATCCGTAATGGCCTGCGCCATGGCGTGCCGGGCGTGTTGATTGCGCTGACGGGCAATCTGGCAGCGCAGCTCATCACCATTGCATTGGTCGCACTGGGCGTCGGCACGTTGCTCAGCACCCTTCCCGTGGCCTTTACGGTATTAAAGGTAATCGGTGCAGCGTATCTGATGTTTCTGGGCTCAAGGCAGTTGCTGACGTCATTCAAAAAGCAGTGCCCTGATGCCGCGCGAGCGGTCGAGCCGCCACGGCGGCATTCTTCCCTGTGGATGGAGGCTTTCTTGGTCTCAATCAGCAACCCCAAGACGCTGTTGTTTCTATCCGCCTTCCTGCCGCAGTTTATTGACCATGCCCATGGCCTCACAGGTCAGTTCGCAGCCATGTATCTCACCATTGCTGGTATCGTCATTACCGTGCACAGCAGCTATGTGCTGGGCGTTAAACGAATCGGCCATTACTTCAGCAGCCAACGCTGGAAGGCACGGTTCAATCGCATGACCGGGATGCTGTTTCATACGCCTGCTCGGCAGCCGCGCATAAAAAAGCCCGCCAATTGGCAGGCTTTTTCATTCAGTCCAGCGACTACAACCTTGCCCCAGTTCACCGTCAACTGTAAGTAG
- the rlmE gene encoding 23S rRNA (uridine(2552)-2'-O)-methyltransferase RlmE, whose translation MKHSKSSRRWLDEHVNDPFVKRAQKDGLRSRSSYKLIELNEKDQLIRPGMLVMDLGSAPGGWSQVAGRIVGDKGRVIATDILPMDVLDHVDFIQGDFTEDDVLEQLLAQIDGRQVDLVVSDIAPNISGVGAADQAASMYLVELTLDMVRRVLKPGGHYVVKVFQGEGSEEFLKDVRTSFEKVVIRKPEASRPRSREVYLVGKGFKG comes from the coding sequence ATGAAACACTCCAAAAGCAGCCGCCGTTGGCTGGATGAACACGTCAACGACCCCTTCGTCAAACGCGCCCAGAAGGATGGCCTGCGCTCGCGCTCCAGCTACAAGCTGATCGAGCTCAACGAGAAGGACCAGCTCATCCGCCCCGGCATGCTCGTCATGGACCTGGGGTCCGCGCCGGGCGGCTGGTCGCAGGTTGCGGGCCGGATCGTGGGCGACAAGGGCCGGGTGATTGCCACCGATATCCTGCCCATGGACGTGCTGGACCACGTTGATTTCATTCAGGGCGACTTCACGGAAGATGACGTCCTTGAGCAGCTGCTCGCGCAGATTGACGGTCGGCAGGTCGATCTTGTCGTGTCTGATATTGCCCCCAACATCAGCGGCGTGGGGGCTGCGGATCAGGCCGCGTCCATGTACCTGGTGGAGCTGACCCTCGACATGGTACGGCGCGTGCTCAAGCCGGGCGGACACTATGTGGTCAAGGTGTTCCAGGGCGAAGGCTCGGAGGAATTTCTCAAGGATGTGCGCACCTCGTTTGAGAAAGTGGTCATTCGCAAACCCGAGGCATCTCGGCCTCGTTCCAGAGAAGTGTATCTGGTGGGCAAGGGCTTCAAGGGCTAG
- a CDS encoding RelA/SpoT domain-containing protein, which translates to MFRAWPLGRLAAWYGRKINFGFYLKNCNGGANKIMAKIEFKFSRSSVNRAGSALISSNVAEQDLAKDILDNWRACHVSPLNSFQTSLRKKLKKIDNNALVSQRLKRTPSIIAKLKRNPKMNLCRMQDVGGIRAVVSNMSEVRKLEQSYKKGTRVFLIEKGGKDYINYPKSSGYRSVHKVFKCKNGFSVELQIRTKIQHAWATAVETMGTFLDHSLKSSEGPDEWLEFFSLASSAFAVLESTPRIPSFEDLSDQETFELLLAKEKELDVLNKLSGFRVVAKHITDDNRKGKYHLITLDLDRKMANIQSYSAANIELANQEYSKKEEEVSMGRNLQVVLVASDSISALKKAYPSYFLDSQNFSKQIELVRKKLDKMKSPRTMKKRAAKIRF; encoded by the coding sequence ATGTTTCGAGCTTGGCCGCTTGGCCGCTTGGCCGCTTGGTATGGTAGAAAAATCAATTTTGGCTTTTACTTGAAAAATTGCAACGGTGGGGCTAACAAAATAATGGCTAAAATAGAGTTTAAATTTTCTAGAAGCTCAGTTAATAGAGCTGGCTCAGCTTTAATTTCAAGTAACGTTGCCGAACAAGATTTAGCAAAAGATATTTTGGATAACTGGAGGGCTTGCCACGTCTCGCCTCTGAACAGTTTCCAAACTTCCCTTAGGAAAAAGTTAAAGAAGATAGATAACAATGCTTTGGTTTCTCAGCGGCTCAAGCGTACGCCATCTATAATTGCGAAGTTAAAAAGAAACCCAAAAATGAATCTTTGCAGAATGCAGGATGTCGGCGGAATTAGAGCTGTTGTTAGTAACATGAGTGAGGTTCGTAAACTAGAACAGAGTTATAAGAAAGGAACGCGAGTCTTTTTGATAGAAAAGGGCGGAAAAGATTATATAAACTATCCTAAGTCGTCAGGTTATAGAAGCGTTCATAAAGTATTTAAATGTAAGAATGGTTTTTCTGTTGAGCTTCAAATAAGAACAAAAATACAGCATGCTTGGGCTACTGCTGTTGAAACAATGGGTACTTTTCTCGATCACTCGCTTAAGTCGAGTGAAGGGCCTGATGAATGGTTAGAGTTTTTCTCTCTTGCTAGCTCTGCATTTGCAGTACTTGAATCAACACCAAGAATACCAAGCTTTGAAGATTTGTCAGATCAGGAAACTTTTGAGTTGTTATTGGCAAAAGAGAAAGAACTCGACGTATTAAATAAATTGTCCGGTTTTAGAGTGGTTGCTAAGCATATAACTGATGACAACAGGAAGGGTAAGTATCATTTGATAACATTAGATCTTGATAGAAAGATGGCAAACATACAAAGCTATAGCGCTGCAAATATTGAACTGGCAAATCAGGAATACTCTAAAAAAGAAGAAGAAGTTAGTATGGGGAGGAATTTGCAGGTTGTTCTTGTAGCTTCAGATTCTATTTCAGCACTAAAGAAGGCATATCCTAGCTATTTTCTTGATTCACAAAATTTCTCTAAGCAGATAGAGTTGGTAAGAAAAAAGCTAGATAAAATGAAGTCTCCAAGAACTATGAAAAAAAGAGCGGCTAAAATACGTTTTTAA
- a CDS encoding helix-turn-helix transcriptional regulator, which translates to MTPARTLDRTRHELARFLTTRRARVSPQEVGLPAGQRRRTPGLRREEVAALAGVGVTWYTWLEQGREINVSARFLDNLSRALRLDAAERRHLFLLTHQRPPVEPGQTFCDVPPLIKRLMADLVQRPCYVLNLRWDVLSWNEAADRLFHFSAQPPEQRNLLWLLFAEPALQALIHDWESEVAAILSSFRRDYIKASDDPAMQSLVQMLEGVSETFRSLWHQHEVHAPCQGKRWLNLEGVGPVEFEHTSLIIDESRHLRLVYYAALEA; encoded by the coding sequence ATGACGCCTGCCCGCACGCTGGATCGCACTCGCCACGAGCTGGCCCGATTCTTGACGACCCGACGGGCGCGCGTGTCTCCACAGGAGGTCGGGCTGCCGGCCGGGCAGCGTCGTCGAACCCCCGGGCTGCGACGGGAAGAGGTTGCGGCGCTGGCCGGTGTCGGCGTGACCTGGTACACGTGGCTCGAGCAGGGCCGTGAGATCAACGTCTCGGCCCGGTTTCTGGATAACCTGTCGCGCGCGTTGAGGCTCGATGCCGCCGAGCGGCGTCATCTGTTTCTGCTCACGCATCAGCGCCCGCCGGTCGAACCGGGCCAGACCTTTTGTGACGTCCCGCCGTTGATCAAGCGACTCATGGCGGATCTGGTGCAGCGGCCCTGTTACGTGCTGAATCTGCGCTGGGACGTGTTGAGCTGGAACGAGGCGGCGGATCGGCTGTTCCATTTTTCCGCACAGCCACCGGAGCAGCGTAACCTGCTGTGGTTGCTGTTCGCCGAACCTGCCCTGCAGGCGCTGATACATGACTGGGAGAGTGAGGTGGCCGCGATCCTTTCGAGCTTTCGACGTGATTACATCAAGGCCTCTGATGACCCGGCCATGCAGTCACTGGTGCAGATGCTGGAAGGGGTCTCGGAGACCTTTCGGTCGCTCTGGCATCAACATGAAGTTCATGCGCCCTGTCAGGGCAAGCGGTGGTTGAACCTCGAAGGTGTCGGTCCGGTCGAGTTCGAACACACCTCGCTGATCATTGATGAGTCCCGCCATCTGCGGCTGGTCTATTACGCGGCTCTGGAGGCGTAG
- a CDS encoding MFS transporter: MPDVSRIVTCLIAAGAFALGMASYVTAGLIPLIEQDFGVTTPLAAQLVTAFTLAYALGSPVMVAILPAHRQRAALLGMLVLFVTANALSAVAPDMTMLMSFRAVAGLAAGTYLALGIAAASRLAPDHQRGHTIAIIMGGMASGTVLGVPAGLWLADHLGWQAALWLISLIGAVALLGLMRWLPALSPVAQSSLKQKFAILKDAQVVRLLGISLLAAVASLGLYTFMAPLISAYTEHNVTPFLWVWGVGGVLGSFLVGSLVDRFSNVQITTGILVLLSLSLIALPLALSLNPWLALLPIILWGAVGWALQVPQNNALMKAREASGDGHLAVALNESALYLGSALGAGAGGVWLSLGWPVWGLAVAAGVIGLMGLGICLPTSRGRGRVSHPVRRGGV; encoded by the coding sequence ATGCCTGATGTTTCCCGGATCGTGACCTGCCTGATTGCCGCCGGTGCCTTTGCCCTCGGCATGGCCTCCTATGTGACCGCGGGGCTCATCCCGCTGATCGAGCAGGACTTTGGCGTGACCACACCACTCGCGGCACAGCTGGTCACGGCCTTTACGCTGGCCTATGCCCTCGGCTCCCCGGTCATGGTGGCGATCCTGCCGGCTCATCGACAGCGTGCCGCACTGCTCGGGATGCTCGTACTGTTTGTCACCGCCAACGCCCTCAGCGCCGTGGCCCCCGACATGACGATGCTCATGAGCTTTCGCGCCGTGGCCGGACTTGCCGCCGGTACCTATCTCGCCCTGGGTATTGCTGCCGCCTCAAGACTTGCCCCGGATCACCAGCGCGGGCACACCATCGCCATCATCATGGGCGGCATGGCCAGCGGCACCGTACTGGGCGTCCCGGCCGGGCTGTGGCTGGCCGATCATCTGGGCTGGCAGGCAGCGCTGTGGCTGATCAGCCTGATCGGGGCCGTCGCCCTGCTCGGCCTGATGCGCTGGCTGCCGGCGCTGTCACCAGTGGCTCAGAGTTCGCTCAAACAGAAATTCGCCATTTTGAAGGATGCCCAAGTGGTCAGGCTCCTGGGCATTTCCTTGCTGGCCGCGGTGGCAAGCCTCGGGCTGTATACCTTTATGGCGCCGCTGATCAGCGCCTACACCGAACACAACGTGACGCCCTTTCTATGGGTCTGGGGTGTGGGCGGCGTACTGGGCAGTTTTTTGGTCGGCTCGCTCGTTGATCGGTTCAGCAATGTGCAGATCACCACCGGCATCCTGGTGCTGCTGAGCCTGTCACTCATCGCTCTGCCGCTGGCGCTCTCGCTGAACCCATGGCTGGCACTGCTGCCCATCATTCTCTGGGGCGCGGTTGGCTGGGCACTACAGGTCCCGCAGAACAACGCATTGATGAAAGCGCGAGAGGCCAGCGGCGATGGCCACCTGGCGGTGGCGCTCAACGAATCCGCGCTGTATCTCGGCAGCGCCCTGGGCGCCGGGGCCGGTGGGGTATGGCTCTCGCTGGGCTGGCCGGTATGGGGACTGGCCGTGGCGGCCGGGGTGATTGGGCTAATGGGGCTGGGTATCTGTTTGCCCACAAGTCGAGGAAGAGGCCGGGTATCGCATCCAGTACGTCGAGGTGGTGTTTGA
- a CDS encoding TrmH family RNA methyltransferase has product MKFDDIKKLHQKKYRAEFGHFLVEGEHLVLELQKAAAHNPQLQRAELYVTETHARWESPFRTHVISDRQMAQIADTKTPQGIVALVPIPDASMGTSDTGRAVYLHEIQDPGNLGTILRTLAWFGGFRCLLSPGSVDPYNPKVVRASMGAIFHAPLELNVPLATLADRFTRIACLDMQGEPLHSPYFGACDCYLFGNEARGVPRDQLGALGAQPFTIPGSGAIESLNLAATVNMCAYELNRPRG; this is encoded by the coding sequence ATGAAGTTCGACGACATAAAGAAACTTCACCAGAAGAAGTACCGCGCCGAGTTCGGCCACTTTCTGGTGGAGGGTGAACATCTGGTTCTGGAGCTGCAGAAAGCGGCAGCGCACAACCCGCAGCTTCAGCGCGCAGAGCTGTATGTCACCGAGACGCATGCCCGGTGGGAAAGCCCGTTCAGGACCCACGTCATCAGTGACCGCCAGATGGCGCAGATCGCCGATACCAAAACCCCGCAGGGCATCGTCGCCCTGGTGCCGATCCCCGATGCCTCGATGGGCACCTCCGATACCGGGCGGGCGGTGTATCTGCATGAAATTCAGGACCCCGGTAATCTGGGCACCATCCTGCGTACGCTTGCGTGGTTTGGCGGTTTTCGCTGCCTGCTGAGCCCGGGGAGCGTTGACCCTTACAACCCCAAGGTCGTGCGCGCGAGCATGGGCGCGATCTTCCATGCGCCGCTGGAGCTGAATGTCCCGCTTGCGACGCTTGCCGATCGCTTCACGCGCATCGCCTGCCTCGATATGCAGGGCGAGCCGCTGCACTCACCGTATTTCGGCGCCTGTGACTGTTACCTCTTCGGCAACGAAGCCCGCGGTGTGCCTCGTGATCAACTGGGCGCGCTCGGCGCACAGCCGTTCACGATCCCCGGGAGCGGTGCCATCGAGTCATTGAATCTGGCTGCGACGGTCAACATGTGTGCGTATGAGCTGAACCGTCCGCGGGGTTGA
- a CDS encoding NAD(P)/FAD-dependent oxidoreductase, translating to MIRINELSLPLDHSDDALRRAIVKRLNIRDADLLDVTVFKRSYDARKKNSAIVFIYIVDLEVRDEGKVLARFANDLHVRPAPDTRYYPVAEAPANLEARPLVIGFGPCGLFAALLLAQMGFRPIVLERGKNVRSRTKDTWALWRKKVLSPESNVQFGEGGAGLFSDGKLYSQIKDPKFYARKVMHEFVRAGAPEEIMYVNKPHIGTFRLTGVVAKMREEIIALGGEVRFESRVTDLLIDNGQVEGVVLANGDTLHSRHVILALGHSSRDTFRMLHRQGVHIEAKPFAIGFRIEHPQGMIDKARLGKYAGHPALGAADYKLVHHAKNGRAVYSFCMCPGGTVVAATSEPGRVVTNGMSQYSRNERNANSGIVVGINPEQDFPGDALAGVELQERLEERAYELGGSDYCAPAQLVGDFIRGVPSSEFGEVEPSYTPGVRLGDLSPSLPAFAIDAIREALPAFGRKIRGFDRDNAILTGIETRTSSPVRITRHHDTLQSLNTRGLYPAGEGAGYAGGILSAGVDGIKVAEALAKALLSDMDAAAALARAAG from the coding sequence ATGATTCGCATCAACGAACTTTCTCTGCCACTGGATCATTCTGATGATGCGCTGCGACGTGCTATCGTCAAGCGCCTGAACATTCGCGATGCGGATCTGCTGGACGTCACGGTCTTCAAGCGCAGCTACGATGCCCGCAAGAAAAACAGCGCCATCGTGTTCATCTACATCGTCGATCTGGAAGTCCGTGATGAAGGCAAGGTTCTGGCGCGCTTTGCCAATGACCTGCATGTGCGCCCTGCGCCGGATACCCGCTATTACCCCGTGGCCGAGGCGCCGGCGAATCTCGAAGCGCGTCCGCTGGTGATTGGTTTTGGCCCCTGCGGCCTGTTTGCCGCCCTGTTACTTGCACAGATGGGGTTCAGGCCCATCGTGCTGGAGCGTGGCAAGAACGTGCGCAGCCGCACCAAGGACACCTGGGCACTGTGGCGCAAGAAGGTCCTGAGCCCTGAATCCAACGTGCAGTTTGGTGAGGGCGGTGCCGGTCTCTTTTCGGACGGCAAGCTGTACAGCCAGATCAAGGACCCGAAGTTCTACGCGCGCAAGGTGATGCACGAGTTCGTGCGGGCCGGCGCGCCTGAAGAAATCATGTACGTCAACAAGCCTCACATCGGTACGTTTCGCCTCACGGGGGTTGTGGCGAAGATGCGTGAGGAGATCATTGCGCTTGGCGGTGAGGTGCGCTTTGAGAGCCGGGTGACGGATCTTTTGATCGACAACGGTCAGGTCGAAGGCGTGGTACTGGCCAACGGCGACACGCTGCATAGCCGCCATGTGATCCTCGCGCTGGGCCACAGCTCGCGCGATACCTTTCGCATGCTGCACCGCCAGGGCGTTCACATCGAGGCCAAGCCCTTTGCCATCGGCTTTCGCATCGAGCATCCGCAGGGCATGATCGACAAGGCCCGCCTGGGCAAGTACGCAGGCCACCCGGCACTGGGCGCGGCGGACTACAAACTGGTCCACCACGCCAAAAACGGCCGTGCGGTCTACAGCTTCTGCATGTGTCCCGGCGGCACGGTGGTGGCGGCCACCTCCGAACCGGGCCGCGTCGTGACCAACGGCATGAGCCAGTACTCGCGCAACGAGCGCAACGCCAATTCCGGCATCGTGGTGGGCATCAATCCCGAGCAGGACTTCCCGGGTGATGCGCTGGCCGGAGTCGAGCTGCAGGAGCGCCTGGAAGAACGGGCCTATGAACTGGGGGGCAGCGACTATTGTGCGCCCGCGCAGCTGGTGGGCGACTTTATCCGCGGTGTGCCGTCCAGCGAGTTCGGCGAAGTGGAGCCTTCCTATACGCCGGGCGTGCGCCTGGGCGATCTTTCCCCTTCACTGCCGGCGTTCGCCATTGACGCGATTCGCGAAGCGCTGCCGGCCTTCGGCAGGAAGATTCGCGGCTTTGATCGCGACAATGCGATCCTGACGGGGATCGAAACACGCACTTCCTCCCCTGTGCGGATCACCCGTCATCACGACACGCTCCAGAGCCTCAATACCCGTGGCCTCTACCCGGCCGGCGAAGGTGCAGGCTACGCCGGCGGCATCCTGTCGGCGGGCGTGGATGGCATCAAGGTCGCAGAGGCACTGGCCAAGGCGCTGCTGTCTGACATGGACGCCGCCGCTGCGCTGGCCAGGGCCGCCGGCTGA
- a CDS encoding GNAT family N-acetyltransferase — MATDFCIRDYRTGDADTTLTIFQRAVREVASQDYTPAEIEAWAGHIDRNVWANSLERQFTRIATRGDTPAGFASLTDHGHLDMLFVSPEHQRCGVASRLLSTAEQAARQRGIIRLTTEASLNALPFFQAQGFEIVKAQEIERRGQILRNYRMEKALHPAGNAG, encoded by the coding sequence ATGGCCACCGACTTTTGCATCCGCGATTACCGCACCGGTGACGCTGATACCACACTCACGATCTTCCAGCGTGCCGTGCGCGAGGTGGCCTCACAGGACTACACCCCAGCTGAAATCGAGGCGTGGGCCGGCCATATCGATCGTAACGTCTGGGCCAACAGCCTTGAACGCCAGTTCACCCGGATTGCGACGCGAGGGGACACACCGGCAGGCTTTGCCAGCCTCACCGATCACGGACATCTCGACATGCTGTTTGTCAGTCCCGAGCATCAACGCTGCGGCGTGGCCAGCCGGTTATTGAGTACTGCCGAGCAGGCGGCTCGCCAGCGCGGCATAATCCGATTAACGACCGAGGCGAGCCTCAATGCCCTGCCCTTTTTCCAGGCCCAGGGTTTTGAGATTGTGAAGGCACAGGAGATTGAACGACGCGGTCAGATATTAAGAAATTATCGAATGGAGAAGGCGCTACACCCCGCCGGCAATGCTGGCTGA
- a CDS encoding NUDIX hydrolase, with the protein MATPAVGASVIGLMGLDVCMATYREKTSYRIQHVEKVFEAFMSPGLVTEELYFFISDNDDSLKAGKGDGIEDEGEGIEVLELPLSEGLEMICTGEIVDSKTIMLLQHVALSVAMVSAA; encoded by the coding sequence ATGGCCACCCCGGCCGTGGGGGCCAGCGTGATTGGGCTGATGGGGTTGGATGTTTGTATGGCCACATATCGAGAAAAAACCAGCTATCGCATTCAGCACGTCGAGAAGGTATTTGAAGCCTTTATGAGCCCCGGCTTAGTCACGGAAGAGCTTTATTTCTTTATCTCCGATAACGACGACAGCCTGAAAGCCGGCAAGGGCGATGGGATTGAGGATGAAGGCGAGGGTATCGAAGTGCTGGAACTACCGTTAAGTGAGGGGCTGGAGATGATCTGCACTGGCGAGATTGTCGACAGCAAGACCATCATGCTGTTGCAGCATGTGGCTTTAAGTGTGGCGATGGTCAGCGCGGCTTGA